From a single Glycine soja cultivar W05 chromosome 19, ASM419377v2, whole genome shotgun sequence genomic region:
- the LOC114399007 gene encoding probable WRKY transcription factor 75: MENYSMLFSVSNSSSYPIGVGSSQIGYSGQSSNAFLGLRPSNELASDDHEKRQGGGDGNMLMSQISGGSINVSDELGGSGNSNNNKKKGEKKVRKPRYAFQTRSQVDILDDGYRWRKYGQKAVKNNKFPRSYYRCTHQGCNVKKQVQRLTKDEGVVVTTYEGVHTHPIEKTTDNFEHILSQMQIYTPF, from the exons ATGGAGAATTATTCCATGTTGTTCTCTGTTTCCAATTCCTCAAGCTACCCAATTGGAGTTGGAAGCTCTCAAATTGGTTATAGTGGTCAAAGCTCCAATGCGTTTCTTGGTCTAAGGCCTAGTAATGAATTAGCTAGTGATGATCATGAGAAGAGACAAGGTGGTGGTGATGGCAATATGTTAATGTCTCAGATCAGTGGTGGTAGCATTAATGTGAGTGATGAGTTAGGTGGTTCGGGAAAtagtaacaataataaaaagaaaggagagaaaaaggtTAGAAAGCCTAGATATGCTTTTCAAACAAGGAGCCAGGTTGATATTCTTGATGATGGTTACCGATGGAGGAAGTATGGCCAAAAAGCtgttaaaaacaacaaatttcCAAG GAGCTACTACAGGTGCACGCATCAAGGGTGCAATGTGAAGAAGCAAGTGCAACGCTTAACCAAAGACGAAGGAGTAGTGGTAACCACTTATGAGGGAGTGCACACACACCCAATTGAGAAGACAACAGATAACTTTGAGCACATTTTGAGTCAGATGCAAATATACACTCCCTTCTGA